The stretch of DNA AATCGGTTTTGTTTGTCTGTCTCGGTAAGTTTCATCgcatttctttgaaatattgCTGTTTGTAATTAGGAAAATATATCTTGAAAATACctgtttatttttgataaacaaaTGGCTACACTACTCGGGTGGCAGCACTACTCGCGCCACCCGAATCGCCGTCTTAACCGCTGCGCCGCCCGAGACGCTTTGCCCCTATATTATAACATTGACTCATTTCTCATGATCATATCGAGTTCCTGCTTTTTGATGGTCTTAATTTAATGCTATTGAGTGTACGTAACTATATCATCAACGCACAGTACAAGCGTTGCGAATAAAGCACAAGCAATGTCTATATGACCCTAGTTGACTGCTCGTatgcgggattcgaacccaattgATATACATGCATGCTTTGTTGTCTCTGAAATATCACTTACTTCGATTCTTTGGCGCGCATTTTTGCTGTCGCTCGTTAATGCGATGAGTACACTTGAACAGTTGACTGTTAGTTCTGACTGGAACGGTTATGTTTTTTAGCGTTCAGAATCGTTCAAACTCAATGTATACACATTTTTGGCCACCCTTTCTGAAGCACTTCTtttttcccaaatggaaaaAATCAGTGCGGCAGTTTCAAAATCGGTTTCGATAACAACGAGTTTTTAGTAATTCTAAAAAAGCTGTGGCTTTGAAATCACATttgaatcatatttttttctataaaactAGTCCCTAAGTAAGTCGATGAAAGCAAGAACTGGTGCAAATAGTCAGAATAGAAATTCATCAATCAGAATCGGGAAACAAAATATTATGAAAGGTGTTAATCAAAATTCATGATTATagaattaaattgattttattttagagCACCATTTATGTATATACGCTCATATAGATCAGTGTTTCTCGAGTCAGCTAATTAGTTTGTAACGTGGTAATTTGCGGCGAAATACATGTTTATTGCAAGATCGTTGTTATTACTTTGGATCTGATTACACTTATTTAAGGAAATATTTGTCGGTCTCCGATggctgaagaaatatttcgacAGATGGTTAAACAGAAAGGCGAATTAGATGAAGTAAGTAGGCTAAATGTTTGTATGCCTAAGAAGATGGAAGACGGGACAAATGAATATATctgcattttttcatttagttttttttcgcaTACAGTTTTGTGGAATTAATTAAAACATACAATGCgatatataatattaatacgCAATATGGAGATCCTCGGTCGAAAGAGTGACAGTGGCGCTGGCGAAGGTTCAATGCCGTAGACGTTTTAGTGATTGTCGAATGAACTTATATGTTAGAGGTGTCGATAATTTGAATTCATGAAATCGAATGCATAAAAACAGAGTTATAACTCACTAGCTCTCGAGTATATTCTATCGTCATTGTGTCGCTGTGAACCAAGCGCATCAATTTTACTCTTTACCTCAAAGCCGTAGCAGTCCCGTACCACTTTTGAGCCCACCTGGAACTTCACTTCCCGTCCGTCGTCCCTCtttccgtccgtccgtagacagaatccgtttattttggaaagttttaagacgcttcaatgtaatgttaGTTGTAGTtgataacatgttctatgatagtggtgtgtttcaaggtcattggtttttgtatgttcACCAGGGAGCGTTGAATAGCTGAATAACTTACTATTTCTATATCATATCGGTATCTAGGCATATTTTATTACCGTCATCAATCGCAAATTATATAAAatagctcatgacatgatTGTGATAAGTTTCAAGGTCACTGGTTTCTGTATATATCCATCAGGGGAACTTTGATTGTCAGATTGTTGAACATTCCAAGCTATTTTCAAGTGGGCATCGTGTCGTAGAGAGAATCCctcaattataacgaaaaagtccgaaaatgaaacttcgagatggtagtttatttcaacgtttcgactatatcctaatagtcatcttcaggaataagaTATAATATTATTCCTGATATTATTCCTATAataattattcctgaagatgactttaAGGAtatatctcgaagtttcattttcggactttttcgttataattgtgggattctctctacatcgcgtcaacacggatatagtgttctatcaatcgtgGGCATCGTGTCCCTGGATCCCTAGTTTAAAACAGCTTCATCGTTTTTCAGTGGAAAATCGACAGTGCTGCCTTAGGCTCGTGGCATATAGGCAGTCAGCCGGAAAAACGAGGGTGCAAAAACATGGAGCAACACAAAATGCCGATGAATCACATGTGTCGCCAGGTTCGTTGTTAAACATTTTACTTTCATTTACTAGTATCATGAATTCCATTCATCTAATCCTATCTATTAGTTTTGTAAGTTTGTTCTACATGTATTAGTTTTGTACATTTGTTTTATCCTCACTCAGGTACGTATCACCGTTGTGAGACAACACATCCACGGTGGACGAATAAATAGCGTTATTCAATCATGGAAAATGAATGAGTCGAggatacaatacaatatttgACATGTTTAAGAATTCGAACGAGTCTCACTTTTCCCATTTACCtctgaaaatgatatttttgttatattttccTTGTTGAATATAGGTTCACAAGGATgacttcaaaaatttcaaatatatcttcGGTTTCGACAATGAAAACATAAGGTACAATTTAATGTGTTTATCAAATAATTCGTTATTGTTCGTTATTGTTCACGAATCGGGCCACGTCTGATTACGTGGATTACGCGTGTTTGCCGAAACTGCAGAtgtagatttttgaaaaaaagctgTTTAAGTGGATCTGAATTAGATATCTTAACAACGATTCGTTAAAACTTTTAAGTAAACAACTCCGACTGTTCCGTGTTTTTCGATCATATCCACTGatatattaataattcattcatctaTTATATATACAGTAAGTAAATCTCGATTTCAGCGAATTAAAGCGAATGAGACCGGCTAATAGTGAGAGTATAGTGAAGTTGTTAGGAGACTACGACCCCGAAGgaatcaaaatcatcagagACCCTTACTATGTAAGTTTCGATACTAAGCGTTTGTATTTGGGGCTGTCCGTAAAATACATCCACACAAAATTGCTAAATTTTGACCCCTTCCCCATTACCCAGTCCTGGAGAGGTTGTTTCCTCAGGTGATATCCGTCGATTTACGATCCTAGTGCGTGGTTCATCatacactaaggttcttgctGAACCTCCCCCATGTCCACAGAATGTCCATATTGGACTAACTGCCCCCCTGTCCTttgcataaaaaataaaatttaagacATCGGATATCCAGTCAGGCAAAACTTACACTAAATGTTCTTATTCCATGCGTTATGCTGAAAACATTTATGTATGTAAACTATTTCTCCTCTTATTATTCAAAGTTGAAGTAATTATCCATGTAATGCACTAAATCATTTGTTCTGGCTTACAAGAATTAAGCAGGATGAAGAAGGATATCTTCATCCAAACAACCCTTTCCCCTATTCACGATTGTCAGTATATTGTTCTACGTGTTTCAGGATAGTGGTGACAAAGGTTTTGAAGACTGTTATCAGCAGAGTAGCCGTTGCTGTAAAGCATTTTTGGACGAGTTCAAAGTTTAATCAGAAGAATGTACGTATGTttgtacatacatacatacatacatacatacatacatacatacatacatacatacatacatacatacatacatacatacatacatacatacatacatacatacatacatacataaatacatacataaatacatacagGTACATACATAGACCCGCAATCACATGGACCTTTTCAGCGAAAATATTGTGGCAATTCTTAGTTTGAGCTTTAAACACTTCCCTCGCTTTTATATATTCTTGTCCTGATGTGGGTTGTATTTCTGTACTTTGGTTTCAAAGAAATGTCATATCGCAAGGTATTCCATGTCTTAAGATAACGTTTGAAATAGGAACCATTAAACAATCGAATAAACATGAGTTTTCGCGGAGGGTTAACGCTTCAAGGTTTTCCTGTTATCTTGATCATGGAATTAGATAATTGAAAGTGGGGAAATCGGTTAGAA from Tubulanus polymorphus chromosome 11, tnTubPoly1.2, whole genome shotgun sequence encodes:
- the LOC141913170 gene encoding low molecular weight phosphotyrosine protein phosphatase-like; translated protein: MAAPSKSVLFVCLGNICRSPMAEEIFRQMVKQKGELDEWKIDSAALGSWHIGSQPEKRGCKNMEQHKMPMNHMCRQVHKDDFKNFKYIFGFDNENISELKRMRPANSESIVKLLGDYDPEGIKIIRDPYYDSGDKGFEDCYQQSSRCCKAFLDEFKV